From the Acidobacteriota bacterium genome, the window CGGACGTGTGGTCACGACTGGCAAGCCCGTGATCGTGCCGCAAATCAGCAAAGAGCCGCTCTTTCTGAACCGCACCAAACGCACGGGCGGCGGCCAGGAAGATTCCTTCATCTGCGTCCCGATCAAAGACCGCCGCAAAACTATCGGCGCGCTTTCGATTCTCTTCCCGTACAAGCAAAATCGCAGCTATGACGATTCGGTCAAGCTGCTGACGATCATCGCTTCGATGATTGCGCAAAGCTTGCGGCTGGCCCAGATGGTCGAACAGGAAAAGGCCCAACTGACCGAAGAGAACACGCTGCTCAAACGCGAATTGCAGCAGAAATACGACTTCCGCAACATCGTCGGCACCAGCAAGGAAATGCGCGATGTTTACGAACAAGTCGCGCAGGTCGCCCATTCCAACACCACGGTTTTGATTCGCGGCGAATCGGGCACCGGCAAGGAATTAGTCGCGCACGCCATTCACTACAACAGCCCGCGTTCGGCCAAGCCCTTCGTCAAAGTGAACTGCGCGGCGCTGCCCGAAAGCCTGATCGAAGCCGAGCTTTTCGGCCACGAGAAAGGCGCGTTCACCGGCGCGATTCAACGCAAACGCGGGCGCTTTGAATTAGCCGAAGGCGGCACGCTTTTTCTGGATGAGATCGGCGACCTCTCGCCCGCGATGCAGGTCAAACTGCTGCGCGTTTTGCAAGAGCGCGAATTCGAGCGCGTCGGCGGGATGGAAACCATCAAGGTCAACGTGCGCGTGATCACCGCGACCAACGTGGATTTGGAAGCGGCGGTGCAGGACGGCAAGTTCCGTTCGGATTTGTATTACCGGCTGAATGTCTTTTCGATTTACCTGCCGCCGCTGCGCGAACGCAAGACCGACGTGCTGTTGCTGGCCGATCACTTCCTGGAAAAATACGGACGGCAGAACGGCAAGAGCATCAAGCGCATCTCGACGCCTGCGATTGACATGCTTAACAGCTACCACTGGCCCGGCAATGTGCGCGAATTGGAAAACGTCATCGAACGCGCGACGCTGGTTTCAGATGGCAACGTCATTCACGGCTATCACCTGCCGCCCACGCTGCAAACCGCCGAAGGCTCCGACACCGGCACGCGCCTGGGCTTGGATCAGGCCGTCGGCGCCTTCGAGAAAGAGATGATTCAGGACGTGCTCAAAACCGCGCGCGGCAACCGGGCGCGGGCGGCGCGCATGCTGGATACGACCGAGCGGATTTTGGGCTACAAAGTGAAAAAGTACGGAATTGATTGTAAGCGGTTCAGAGGTTAAACAAGGCCACACCTGAATCTTGTTAGGTATGCGGCAACCGGGCTTTAGCAAAGCCCAGCAGGTTACTAACTTTGGTGGTGGGTCAATGGGGAGAGCTAAGCCGCAGATCAACGCAGACCAACGCAGACCAACGCAGACCAATTCCATTGTCTATGCAGCTTGCTCTGCGTTTTTCTGCGTTCATCTGCGGCATGACCCCTCCTTTTTGAGCCACTATCCTAACTTTGTACAGCCAGAGATTGCGCCGACAGACAAAATTGTTGTATTACCGACTCTTCACGACAATTTTGCAACTCTCTACATTCTTCTCTCATCACTCGAAACATGTCTTTTGCTTGCATAATCAACGTTTACCTTGGTTATCCGCTGTCACTCAGTGCTGGCAAGCCAATTGCTACAAGATCGTCGGGAATCGGCTGGTCAGACAGCCCACACCAACTCCCACGGCATGATGCATTACCGGACGCAGCAGTTGCGGGGTCGCGTTTGACACTGCACGGCGCGCCACACATCCCAACTACATCGGAGAGACCAAACACAGTATGAGCACAACAGGAAATCAGGGTCGCCTCTGGGCGATTAACGAAGTCAGCAAACGCACCCCGCGGGTGATCGCCAACGGTGCCAAAGCGTCCGATCTGTTTGGCAGCAACACCTTCAATGCCAAAGTCATGGTCGAGAAGCTGCCCAAGGCCGTTTACAAATCGCTGCTGCAAACCGTCAAAGGCGGGCACAAGCTGGATCAATCCATCGCGCCGGCAGTCGCGCATGCGGTCAAGGAGTGGGCGATTGAAAAAGGCGCGACGCATTACACACACTGGTTCCAGCCCAACACCGGCATCACCGCCGAGAAGCACGATACCTTCTTGACCATTGATGGCGAGGGCCAAGCCATCGAACGTTTTGACGCTTCGCAGTTGATTCAGAGCGAGCCGGACGCCTCCAGCTTTCCGTCGGGCGGCTTGCGCGCGACGTTTGAAGCGCGCGGTTACACGGCTTGGGACCCCTCGACGCCGATCTTCATTATGGACAGCACGAACGGCAAGACACTTTGCATTCCGTCCGTCTTCATCTCCTATCACGGCCAAATCCTGGATAAGAAAACGCCGCTCTTGCGTTCGGACGAATACCTGAACATGAACGCGCAAAAAGTGCTGAAGCTCTTCAACAGCAAAGCCACGCGCGTCTTTTCGACGCTGGGGCCTGAGCAGGAATACTTCTTGATTGACGAGGCCTTTTACGCGCTGCGTCCCGACCTGGTCGCCACCGGCCGCACGTTGATCGGCGCGAAGCCGCCCAAAGGGCAGGAACTGGAAGATCAATACTTCGGTTCGATCAAGGCGCGCATTCTGGCGTTTATGCAGGAATTCGAGCACGAACTCTTTAAGCTGGGCATTCCGGTCAAGACGCGCCACAACGAAGTCGCGCCGTCCCAATACGAGAGCGCGCCGCTGTTTGAGTCGGTCAGCGTCGCCACCGATCACAACCAGTTGACGATGGAAATGCTGCGCCAGGTCGCCAAACGCCACAATCTGGCCTTCCTCATTCACGAGAAACCCTTTGCCGGGATCAACGGCAGCGGCAAGCACAACAACTGGTCAATGGCGACCGACAACGGTGAGAACCTGTTGGAACCGGGCGATACGCCGGAAAAGAACCTGCAATTTCTCTGCTTCCTGCTGGCCACCATGAAGGGCGTTTACAAACATCAAGGCGCCTTGCGCGCGGCCATCGCCAGTTCGGGCAATGATCACCGGCTGGGCGCGAATGAAGCGCCGCCCGCGATCATTTCGGTCTTCCTGGGCGACGCGCTGACCAAGATTCTGGACGCTATCGAAGCCGGCAAGCTAAAAGGCGCGACTTCGGAAAAACAGGTCATCGCGCTAGGCATATCCAAGCTGCCCGAAATCGCCAAGGACAACACCGACCGCAACCGTACTTCGCCGTTCGCTTTCACGGGCAACAAATTCGAGTTCCGCGCGGTGGCGTCTTCCTCCTCGACGGCCACGCCGATGGCGACGCTGAATTCGGCGGTGGGCGAGGCGTTGGCCGAGATGGCCGCGCGGCTGGAAGCTTCGTTGAAGAAGACGAAGGATTTCGACAAGGCTGTGATTGATGTCATCAAGGAATTCGTGGCCGAGACCAAGGCGATTCGTTTCGAGGGCAACAACTACGCCGACGAATGGCGCGACGAAGCAGCCAAGCGCGGGTTGCTCAATCTGGCCAAGACGCCCGAAGCCTTGCTGCAACTCAAGACCAAAGAGGTCAAAGCGCTCTTCAAAAATTCGGGCGTTTACAAACCCGACGAACTCGAATCGCGCTATCACCTCGAAATCGAGCGTTACATCAAAGACCTCGAAATCGAAGTCGCCGCCTTGCGCGAACTGGCGCTGACGGCGGTCTTGCCAGCGGCCTATACCTACCAAGCGCAGGTCGCCGGTTCTGTCGCCGCCCTCGCCGCCGTCGGTGTGGCGGAAGCAGCGCTGGCCAGCCAAAAGGCTGATGTCGCGGCCCTGGCGCAATTGATCGCCGATCTTAACGGCGCCGTGGCCGCGCTCGATCACACGGTCGAAAAAGCCGAGCACGACAACGTCGAGAAAAAAGCCGTGGCCTTTGCAAGCGCCGTTTCCGAGGCGATGCTGGCCGTGCGCGAGGTTTGCGACAAACTGGAAGGCGTCGTGGATGACGGTCTATGGCCCTTGCCCAAATACCGCGAGATGCTTTTCCTGGTGTAGTGGGAACTCACGTTTCACAGCGATTGGGTGTCAGGTGGCAGGTGCTGCTTGACACCCATTTTGCTTGGGCGAAGCAACGTCAAAAGGGAAAGTCCATGAGTGCGACAAGCGAACAACCAACTGGCCCCGGCGAACTGATGAAGTGTTTGTTGAATGAACGCCAGCGCTTTGCCAGCGAGGACGAATTCATCGCCTTCGCGCTGGCCGAAGTGCGCCGCTTCATGCTCGACCTGCGCACGCTCAACATCGAAATCGCCGTGCGCAACAGCACGGGCAAGTTGCAACAGTTTTACAGCCCTAAAGAATAGGCACTCAACCGACGCCATTTCGGCCCGGCTTCAACAAAGCCACAAATACCACAGCGACACCTGTTCAAGGCGCGCAGTACCCCGCCGCCTGTCCGCCCGATCATTTTGCGATGACGATGCGCGAGATCGAGCGCGGCTTTCAACGCCCTTGAGTTGTCAGCGGATACCGGTTGATGGACAGGGAACATCTCCGGATTGCCCGTGTGCCTGTATCAAGTTTGAGCCATTGCTACTGCGTTTGATGTACCACTCCGCTGTCGAAGGTCGCCACACCGCAATGTCCGCCTTGCCGTCACCGTCATAGTCGCCTGGTGTTGGAATATCAAAGTACGGCGAATTGCTCGTCCCCCACAATTGCAGTATGAATTGTCCATCACTGCTCTTACGGATGTACCAGATTTCATCCGCCCCGCGCCAAATCGCCAAGTCCGTCTTGCCATCGCCGTCATAATCCGCCGGAACAGGTTGGTCGTTGTATGGCGCATAGCCCGCGCCCCATTGAATGCTGATTACTGTATTCGTTGTGCTTTGTAAGATCAGCCAGTTTGGCGCCGGTGCCACCGCCAAGGGACGAAACACTGCAAGGTCTGTCTTGCCATCGCCGTCGTAATCGGCGGGCACCGGAATGTCGTCCTGCTGCCCGTGCGTCTGGATCAGGGACATGCCATCCGAACTGCGTTTGACGAACCAGGTACCACTGCGCCGGAAGACGGCGACGTCGGTCTTGCCATCGCCGTCATAATCACCCGGCGTCGGAATATCGAAGTATGGCGCATAGTTTGCACCCCACAGTTGCACTATCGGACTATTGGGCGTTGCGCTGGGCCGGATATACCAGAGCGAATCCGCGCCGCGCCAGATGGCGTGATCGGCCTTGCCATCGCCATCGTAATCACCAGGTACGATCACATCATTGTAAGGCGCATAGCCCGCGCCCCATTGCATTGTAATCGTCGCGTTATTGCCACTATTGATCACAAACCAGTTTGGCGTAGGGGCCACTACACTGGGCCTAAAAACACTCAGATCGGTTCGGCGATCACCGTCAAAATCGGCCTTGACCGCCCGTAGAGTGCCTGCATTCACCGCGTTATCAACTGTCTGCTTAATGTTCAACAACCCGAAGCCCGTCACATTATTTGGCGCGGTATTGTTGCCGTTGCATTCGGTCGTAGGCATGCTCACCGCGCCGGAACTGAGATAGTTTTGGGTCTGCGTGAGATTCCCGCGCAACACGGGCCGCGCCGACCACAGCAACGCGATGGCCCCTGCCACGTGCGCCGCCGCCATCGAAGTCCCGCTGTATTCCACATATCCGCTTCCCGCACGCGCCGAACGCACGCCCACACCCGGCGCAGCCAAGTCCGGCTTCATCCGATTGCTGCCATCTACCGTCACCGGCCCGCGACTGCTAAAGGTGGCAGGGACGATAGTGGTGGGGCTGAGCGAATTGACCGCGCCCACCGTATAGGCCGTGCTGTAAATCCCCGGCGGATCGAACACCGTTGAACACGCCGGCCCATTGCTGCCCGCCATCGTCACCACCGGGATGCCTGCATTGCGCAAATTCGACACCGCCGTTGATAACGCGCCGAACGCGCAACCTTCGCTGGGCGGGCACGTCCAGGCTGCCAACACAATGTCGGGCCGTTTGTTGATGTCACCCTGCGTCACCGGGTCACCGCCAATGGGATAAGGTTTGAGCATCCATTCCAGGCATTTAAGGTAGGAATTCGGCGTGCCGATCAGGTTGGCGTCCATCGCGCGGCAAGCCATGAATTTCGCTTCGGGCGCGACGCCGATTTGATTGCTGCCGCCGTCATAGCCCAGCGCCGTGCCGATGGTGTGCGTGCCGTGCCCGTGGTCGTCAATCGGTTCGGAGTTCGCCTTGCATGTCACGCCGCCAGTCGTATCACACCAGTTATAGTCGAAGCCTTCCACCGTGCCGCGATACCGGTTCCGCAACGCAGGATGCGTCCATTCCACGCCCGAATCCACGCTGCCAATCACAATGCCGTTGCCCTTGTAACCCAGATTCCAGACTTCGGGCGCGTGTATCACCGTGAGGCCCGGTTCGATGGCTTGCGGCGCGGCGGCGCGTTCGGCCAGTTGCGCCAACTCCTCAGCCGATGGGCGGG encodes:
- the nifA gene encoding nif-specific transcriptional activator NifA; the protein is MDEQAMQIRRLTALLDVSQALGSTLDLREALEKALEILDRELGMRQGAIALLNEKAGESGELSIKYAHGMSEKEIQRGKYRLDEGITGRVVTTGKPVIVPQISKEPLFLNRTKRTGGGQEDSFICVPIKDRRKTIGALSILFPYKQNRSYDDSVKLLTIIASMIAQSLRLAQMVEQEKAQLTEENTLLKRELQQKYDFRNIVGTSKEMRDVYEQVAQVAHSNTTVLIRGESGTGKELVAHAIHYNSPRSAKPFVKVNCAALPESLIEAELFGHEKGAFTGAIQRKRGRFELAEGGTLFLDEIGDLSPAMQVKLLRVLQEREFERVGGMETIKVNVRVITATNVDLEAAVQDGKFRSDLYYRLNVFSIYLPPLRERKTDVLLLADHFLEKYGRQNGKSIKRISTPAIDMLNSYHWPGNVRELENVIERATLVSDGNVIHGYHLPPTLQTAEGSDTGTRLGLDQAVGAFEKEMIQDVLKTARGNRARAARMLDTTERILGYKVKKYGIDCKRFRG
- a CDS encoding glutamine synthetase III, yielding MSTTGNQGRLWAINEVSKRTPRVIANGAKASDLFGSNTFNAKVMVEKLPKAVYKSLLQTVKGGHKLDQSIAPAVAHAVKEWAIEKGATHYTHWFQPNTGITAEKHDTFLTIDGEGQAIERFDASQLIQSEPDASSFPSGGLRATFEARGYTAWDPSTPIFIMDSTNGKTLCIPSVFISYHGQILDKKTPLLRSDEYLNMNAQKVLKLFNSKATRVFSTLGPEQEYFLIDEAFYALRPDLVATGRTLIGAKPPKGQELEDQYFGSIKARILAFMQEFEHELFKLGIPVKTRHNEVAPSQYESAPLFESVSVATDHNQLTMEMLRQVAKRHNLAFLIHEKPFAGINGSGKHNNWSMATDNGENLLEPGDTPEKNLQFLCFLLATMKGVYKHQGALRAAIASSGNDHRLGANEAPPAIISVFLGDALTKILDAIEAGKLKGATSEKQVIALGISKLPEIAKDNTDRNRTSPFAFTGNKFEFRAVASSSSTATPMATLNSAVGEALAEMAARLEASLKKTKDFDKAVIDVIKEFVAETKAIRFEGNNYADEWRDEAAKRGLLNLAKTPEALLQLKTKEVKALFKNSGVYKPDELESRYHLEIERYIKDLEIEVAALRELALTAVLPAAYTYQAQVAGSVAALAAVGVAEAALASQKADVAALAQLIADLNGAVAALDHTVEKAEHDNVEKKAVAFASAVSEAMLAVREVCDKLEGVVDDGLWPLPKYREMLFLV
- a CDS encoding S8 family serine peptidase; translation: MKTNSSFHFRAIIHCLKARQLFWTLPVLVGVLLAAMLISARRTKASPSPAITPAQSKLTPWVLANTDNSQTAEFFVLLADQADLSELSTVLDRDTRAKAVATRLREHAQRTQAPLLAWLRANGLSHQTFYLVNAVLVTGTRAVAEALAARADVARIEGNPAIHNPAIARPSAEELAQLAERAAAPQAIEPGLTVIHAPEVWNLGYKGNGIVIGSVDSGVEWTHPALRNRYRGTVEGFDYNWCDTTGGVTCKANSEPIDDHGHGTHTIGTALGYDGGSNQIGVAPEAKFMACRAMDANLIGTPNSYLKCLEWMLKPYPIGGDPVTQGDINKRPDIVLAAWTCPPSEGCAFGALSTAVSNLRNAGIPVVTMAGSNGPACSTVFDPPGIYSTAYTVGAVNSLSPTTIVPATFSSRGPVTVDGSNRMKPDLAAPGVGVRSARAGSGYVEYSGTSMAAAHVAGAIALLWSARPVLRGNLTQTQNYLSSGAVSMPTTECNGNNTAPNNVTGFGLLNIKQTVDNAVNAGTLRAVKADFDGDRRTDLSVFRPSVVAPTPNWFVINSGNNATITMQWGAGYAPYNDVIVPGDYDGDGKADHAIWRGADSLWYIRPSATPNSPIVQLWGANYAPYFDIPTPGDYDGDGKTDVAVFRRSGTWFVKRSSDGMSLIQTHGQQDDIPVPADYDGDGKTDLAVFRPLAVAPAPNWLILQSTTNTVISIQWGAGYAPYNDQPVPADYDGDGKTDLAIWRGADEIWYIRKSSDGQFILQLWGTSNSPYFDIPTPGDYDGDGKADIAVWRPSTAEWYIKRSSNGSNLIQAHGQSGDVPCPSTGIR